ttccctacccttcaccaccttccctacccttcatcaccttccctacccttcaccacctttcctacccttcaccaccaccttctctactcttcagcaccaccttccctacttttcatcaccttcccttcaccgtcttccctacccttcaccaccttccctacccttcactaccttccctacccttcaccaccttccgtaccccttcaccatcttccctactcttcgccatcttccctacccttcaccatcttccctacccttcaccacctttcctacccttcaccacctttcctactcttcaccaccttccctacccttcaccaccttccctacccttcaccatcttccgtaTCCTTCACcagctaccctacccttcaccaccaccttccctatccttcaccaccttccctacccttcaccaccttccctacccttcaccaccttccctacctttcatcaccttccctacccttcaccacctttcctacccttcaccaccaccttccctacccttccccaccttccctacacttcaccaccttccctactcttcaccaccttccctacccttcaccaccttccctacccttcaccatcttccctatccgTCACCAGCTTCCCTACCCTGCATCATCTTCcctattcttcaccaccttccctattcttcaccaccttccctaccccttcaccaacttccctacccttcaccatcttccctacccttcaccactttccttccccttcactactttccctacccttcaccatcttccctacccttcaccatcttccctacctttcaccaccttccctacccttcaccaccttccctacccttcaccaccttccttaccctttatcaccttccctacccttcaccaccttccctacccttcatcaccttccctacccttcaccaccttccctacccttcaccaccttccctacccttcaccacctttcctacccttcaccaccttccctacctttcatcaccttccctacccttcaccaacttccttaCCTTTCACCCCCTTCccaacccctcaccaccttccctacccttcaccttcttCCCTAGGAACATTGTCAAGAAgagaatggaactatcaggacaAAGCCCCAAgctattacgattatatagcacttggaagggatcaggataaggatttgggatgggacggggtggggggaaaggactagtgcccaaccacttgtggacggttcgggattgaacgccgagcTGCATTATGCTCTACCGTCCACCGTAAGTGATGGTTGGACAGTCATACGACTGAGGGTTTGATGAGAGGACGTGAGTCATGGATGGATGACTGCTATCCTTCTGCTCTTGCTTAtgttagtaaacacacacacacacacatttttttttGGTGGGTAGGGATGAGTAATTATCCCTATCCACTGTGACTCACCCTAATTTATTCTACACTAACTGACCTCTCAATAAAACTGGATAGCGCTCCGGGTATTGCGCAAGAACTCGTGCAAAGTTGGTCTTTCTGACTCATTGCGACTCATTCCTAATTGGACACAATCCTGAAGCTCATAAGGCTTACACACCATGGCCTTAACAACCTGGTAGATCATATATGACAATCCTACCACATCAGCGCTGCAGGTGACCAGCGACCCCATCGCCGCCTCGTAGGCGTACCAAGGACTTTTAGTCAACAATTTTTCCACTTGCTGTGGCTCCTGTCGTTTAGTTACGACTTGTCCTTGTAAAACTGATATACCGAAGTCTATAATGGCTGCCCGTGGCTTTCCTGGGTCGCTTCGATCTATAATGATGTTATTTGACTTAAAATCTCCATGTACGACGCCCTTTTGGTGAATCTCGTTGAGTTTGACAATTACGTCCTCAATCACTCGAAGCCAAAATAAATCCTCCAGACGTATTAATCCATTTAACTGCTTATAAATTAAATCCCGGAGATTCTCTGCGCCGACGTACGTCATGAAATAACACCTGTCCTCAGGGTACGTGCAGAGAACATACGGGGCTCCTCCAGCACCATCAAGAAGTCTCATGATATCCACTTCTCGTAGCATATCTTTGGTCCCGGTCTCAGTATTTAAGATAACCTTAAGAACAACGGGTGCGTCCAGACCAGGAAGGTGCCATAGCTGGGTCTTTCCATGACCTCCACTTCCAAGATCCCGAACTTTAAGGTTCTTCTTATGCTTTTTAACCCATGTTGCGTCGCCGTGCAATTTGAGCTGAAGATCGTGAAGAGAAGAATTATCTTTCCCGAAGTAAGATGGCTTACAGCAGTAGCAACCCATGTCGTTGGTCTTACTCTCACTTCAGTGAGCTGATACTGGTCGTGTAGATATCCTAGATGCAGTAATATAGTGATGCTCCCTGAACAGAAGGTCGCCCCAGCAGATGATCATCTTTCGATAGGAAGGCTAGGTTCTGTGGCTGGCTAAGGTTCGCACATTTCTGATTAACTTAATTAACACTTCGTATTATGCACGCTGTGACAAATCATGAACTGGGCATAAGGGACCAATCAGGACAAATAACGAAGCCATTGCTCTCGGCAGACTTCGACCCATCCGCATACAGATCATACATTACATCAGTTACCCCTTACAGGAAAAACGTTTAACTCATCACCAACCTGCCTTGGATGACTATAGGGACTAAAGTgactaaagggtagggaaggtggtgaagggtagggaaggtggtaaagggtagggaaggtgatgaagggtagggaaggtggtgaagggtagtgaaggtggtgaagggtagggaaggtggtgaattgtagggaaggtggtgaagggtaaagaaggtggtggtgaaggggaggggaaggtggtgttgaagggtagggaaggtggtggtgaagggtaggaaaggtggtgaaggttagagaaggtgatgaagggtagggaaggtggtgaagggtaggaaaggtggtgaagggtagggaaggtggtgaaaggtaaggaaagtggtggtgaagggtaggaaatgtGATGAAGGGTAGCGAAGGTGCTGAAGGGTAGGAaacgtggtgaaggttagggaaagtgatgaagggtagggaaggtggtgaagggtagggaaggtagtgaagggaagggaagatggtgaaaggtagggaaagtggtggtgaagggtaggaaatgtggtgaagggtagagaaggtggtgaaacgtagggaagatggtgaaaggtagggaaggtggtgaagggtagggaaagtggtggagtgtagggaagatggtggaaGGTAGAgaatgtggtggtgaagggtagggaaggtggtgaagggtagttaaggtgatgaagagtagggaacggggtgaaggttagggaagattgtacaaggtagggaaggtggtggtgaatggtaggaaatgtggtgaagggtagggaaggttttgaaaggtagggaaggtggtgaaggatatggaaggtggtggtgaagggtagggaaggtggtgctgatgggtggggaaggtgattatgggtagggaaggtggtgaagggtagggaagatagtgaagggtagggaaggtggtgaaacgtAGAGAAGATGgttaaaggtagggaaggtggtgaataggAGTGAAAGTGGTAAAGGTTAGGGAAGATTTAGaaatgtagggaaggtggtggtgaagagtagggaatttggtgaagtgtagggaaggtgatgaagggtagggaaggtgaggatttggtgaagggtagggaaggtggtgaaggctagggaaggtgatgaagggtagggaaggtggtgaagggtagggatgctggtgaagggtagggaaggtgatgaaggatagggaaggtggtgaatggtagtgaagtagggtagggaaggtgatgaagggtagggaaggtggtgaagggtagtgaaggtggtgaagggtagggaaggtggtgaagtgtagggaaggtggtgaagggtagggaaggtggtgaaaggtaaggaaagtggtggtgaagggtaggaaatgtGATGAAGGGTAGCGAAGGTGCTGAAGGGTAGGAaacgtggtgaaggttagggaaagtgatgaagggtagggaaggtggtgaagggtagggaaggtagtgaagggaagggaagatggtgaaaggtagggaaagtggtggtgaagggtaggaaatgtggtgaagggtagagaaggtggtgaaacgtagggaagatggtgaaaggtagggaaggtggtgaagggtagggaaagtggtggagtgtagggaagatggtggaaGGTAGAgaatgtggtggtgaagggtagggaaggtggtgaagggtagttaaggtgatgaagagtagggaacggggtgaaggttagggaagattgtacaaggtagggaaggtggtggtgaatggtaggaaatgtggtgaagggtagggaaggttttgaaaggtagggaaggtggtgaaggatatggaaggtggtggtgaagggtagggaaggtggtgctgatgggtggtgaaggtgattatgggtagggaaggtggtgaagggtagggaagatagtgaagggtagggaaggtggtgaaacgtAGAGAAGATGgttaaaggtagggaaggtggtgaataggAGTGAAAGTGGTAAAGGTTAGGGAAGATTTAGaaatgtagggaaggtggtggtgaagagtagggaatttggtgaagtgtagggaaggtgatgaagggtagggaaggtgaggatttggtgaagggtagggaaggtggtgaaggctagggaaggtgatgaagggtagggaaggtggtaaagggtagggatgctggtgaagggtagggaaggtgatgaaggatagggaaggtggtgaatggtagtgaagtagggtagggaaggtgatgaagggtagggaaggtggtgaagggtagtgaaggtggtgaagggtagggaaggtggtgaagtgtagggaaggtggtgaagggtagggaaggtggtgaaaggtaaggaaagtggtggtgaagggtaggaaatgtGATGAAGGGTAGCGAAGGTGCTGAAGGGTAGGAaacgtggtgaaggttagggaaagtgatgaagggtagggaaggtggtgaagggtagggaaggtagtgaagggaagggaagatggtgaaaggtagggaaagtggtggtgaagggtaggaaatgtggtgaagggtagagaaggtggtgaaacgtagggaagatggtgaaaggtagggaaggtggtgaagggtagggaaagtggtggagtgtagggaagatggtggaaGGTAGAgaatgtggtggtgaagggtagggaaggtggtgaagggtagttaaggtgatgaagagtagggaacggggtgaaggttagggaagattgtacaaggtagggaaggtggtggtgaatggtaggaaatgtggtgaagggtagggaaggttttgaaaggtagggaaggtggtgaaggatatggaaggtggtggtgaagggtagggaaggtggtgctgatgggtggtgaaggtgattatgggtagggaaggtggtgaagggtagggaagatagtgaagggtagggaaggtggtgaaacgtAGAGAAGATGgttaaaggtagggaaggtggtgaataggAGTGAAAGTGGTAAAGGTTAGGGAAGATTTAGaaatgtagggaaggtggtggtgaagagtagggaatttggtgaagtgtagggaaggtgat
The genomic region above belongs to Procambarus clarkii isolate CNS0578487 chromosome 33, FALCON_Pclarkii_2.0, whole genome shotgun sequence and contains:
- the LOC123765341 gene encoding serine/threonine-protein kinase PrkC-like, encoding MGCYCCKPSYFGKDNSSLHDLQLKLHGDATWVKKHKKNLKVRDLGSGGHGKTQLWHLPGLDAPVVLKVILNTETGTKDMLREVDIMRLLDGAGGAPYVLCTYPEDRCYFMTYVGAENLRDLIYKQLNGLIRLEDLFWLRVIEDVIVKLNEIHQKGVVHGDFKSNNIIIDRSDPGKPRAAIIDFGISVLQGQVVTKRQEPQQVEKLLTKSPWYAYEAAMGSLVTCSADVVGLSYMIYQVVKAMVCKPYELQDCVQLGMSRNESERPTLHEFLRNTRSAIQFY